From the Deltaproteobacteria bacterium genome, one window contains:
- a CDS encoding nucleotidyl transferase AbiEii/AbiGii toxin family protein has translation MKPLHTRLQEARKRLKIPWEVLERDYLLSWVLAGLARTDILRDTLVFKGGTCLKKCYFGDYRFSEDLDFSGVGDVPKGDAMEAAVRQACETAKKLLDEYAPVEIVCERYTEKEPHPGGQEAFSIRARFPWHRDLHTRVIIETAVDEKVLKPAEFQPVIHEYGEPFDTVVATYALEEIVAEKLRAILQHMEKLESRGWGRSRARDYYDLWRVLRAYKDRMDFSGFGDFLRAKCALKTVSFTDEGDFFKENMLKHVEKTWEQWLGPLVPDLPPFQTVIGELRPEIKELLQK, from the coding sequence ATGAAACCGCTACACACCCGTCTGCAGGAAGCCAGAAAGAGACTCAAGATTCCATGGGAGGTTCTGGAACGCGACTATTTGCTCTCATGGGTACTGGCAGGATTGGCCCGGACCGATATCCTTCGCGACACGCTTGTATTCAAAGGCGGCACCTGTCTCAAGAAATGCTACTTCGGCGACTACCGGTTTTCGGAGGATCTGGATTTCTCAGGTGTAGGGGACGTTCCGAAAGGTGACGCGATGGAGGCGGCCGTCCGTCAGGCATGTGAAACCGCGAAAAAACTCCTCGATGAATACGCTCCCGTCGAAATAGTATGCGAACGCTACACCGAGAAGGAACCACACCCGGGTGGACAGGAGGCTTTTTCCATCCGCGCCCGCTTCCCGTGGCATCGGGATCTGCACACGCGGGTCATCATCGAAACGGCTGTCGACGAAAAGGTTTTGAAACCTGCCGAGTTTCAACCGGTCATCCATGAATATGGCGAACCTTTCGATACTGTCGTCGCGACCTATGCCTTGGAAGAAATCGTCGCGGAGAAACTGCGCGCCATCCTGCAGCACATGGAAAAGCTCGAGTCGCGCGGCTGGGGACGGTCGAGGGCACGGGACTACTACGATCTCTGGCGTGTGCTCCGCGCCTACAAGGACCGCATGGACTTCAGCGGGTTCGGTGATTTCCTTCGGGCCAAATGCGCATTGAAAACCGTGAGTTTCACGGACGAAGGTGATTTTTTCAAGGAGAACATGCTGAAACACGTCGAGAAGACTTGGGAACAATGGTTGGGACCGCTGGTTCCGGATCTTCCGCCCTTTCAAACCGTGATCGGGGAACTTCGCCCCGAGATAAAAGAACTGCTCCAGAAATAA
- a CDS encoding phage major capsid protein yields the protein MELGLKGKIRQTYEELQKIRSGNISGPPVLGGKRDVSLIEYLSSQYPAGCDKDGIFDINHLYCELGINPGKMTVSQLIDLDQDSRWLVPEIFRDAIRKGIRTSPYYNRLIASSETIAQPQANLPFLDLSEAEPQETAEGETIPKGNVSYGNKTTDIHKQAIGVSITYEAIQYTSINLLTIFLQDVGVKLGHKLNNAAVDILVNGDQASGSEASATIGVLNPANNLTFADLVYAWIRASRLGRRYDNIVTSERGANLLLNLPEFKNKQSGTAFSSLVVNESLPNQSQVFVSGQLDPHQFILLDPRFAMVQLTSSPLNIEGDKIISKQIQEAYASITTGFAILFRDARVIIDDSLDVAVNDFPAWMTPAI from the coding sequence ATGGAACTTGGACTCAAAGGAAAAATCAGACAGACCTACGAGGAGCTGCAAAAGATCCGATCCGGAAATATTTCCGGCCCTCCCGTCTTGGGCGGCAAACGGGACGTGAGTCTCATCGAATATCTGAGCTCCCAATATCCCGCCGGTTGCGACAAGGACGGGATCTTCGACATCAACCATCTTTACTGCGAGCTGGGGATCAATCCCGGCAAGATGACGGTCAGCCAACTGATCGATCTCGATCAGGACAGCCGCTGGCTGGTGCCCGAGATTTTCCGGGACGCCATCCGCAAGGGCATCCGCACATCCCCTTATTATAATCGCCTGATCGCCTCGAGCGAGACAATCGCCCAGCCGCAGGCGAATCTGCCATTTTTGGATCTTTCGGAGGCGGAACCTCAGGAAACGGCCGAGGGCGAGACGATTCCCAAAGGCAATGTCAGCTATGGCAACAAAACCACCGACATCCATAAGCAAGCCATCGGCGTCAGCATCACCTATGAGGCGATCCAGTACACCTCGATCAACCTCCTGACGATTTTCCTGCAGGATGTCGGCGTCAAATTGGGCCACAAACTCAACAATGCCGCGGTCGATATCCTCGTCAACGGGGATCAAGCCAGCGGCAGCGAAGCGTCCGCCACCATCGGCGTGCTCAATCCCGCGAATAATCTGACCTTCGCCGATCTGGTTTATGCCTGGATCCGGGCAAGCCGCCTGGGACGCCGGTACGACAATATCGTCACCAGCGAACGCGGTGCCAACCTGCTTCTCAATCTTCCCGAATTCAAGAACAAGCAATCGGGCACCGCTTTTTCATCCCTCGTGGTGAACGAATCGCTTCCGAACCAGAGCCAGGTCTTTGTCAGCGGTCAACTCGATCCCCATCAGTTCATCCTGTTGGATCCGCGGTTCGCCATGGTTCAGCTGACATCCTCTCCCTTGAATATCGAGGGGGATAAGATCATCAGCAAGCAGATTCAGGAGGCATACGCCTCGATCACCACGGGATTTGCCATCCTGTTCAGGGATGCCCGGGTGATCATCGACGATTCACTGGATGTGGCGGTCAATGACTTCCCAGCCTGGATGACACCTGCGATCTGA